Proteins from a single region of Verrucosispora sp. NA02020:
- a CDS encoding biotin carboxylase N-terminal domain-containing protein yields the protein MITRLLVANRGEIARRIIATCRVLGVETVAVHSDADADAPFVTEADRAVRLPGNTPAETYLRIDLILAAARRSGADAVHPGYGFLAENADVAAAVTDAGLTWVGPSAKAIAAMGDKLAAKALLAEAGVPMLPSWTDAAQVTDFPVLVKASAGGGGRGMRIVRDADGLAEAVAGAGREAASAFGDGTVFIERYVERGRHVEVQIVGDRHGTVLALGERDCSIQRRHQKIVEEAPAVLAPELRDRLHAAAVAAGRAVDYVGAGTVEFLLAPEGDFHFLEMNTRLQVEHPVTEAVTGLDLVRLQLLVAEGEPLPLTVTPPAEGHAIEVRLCAEDPAQGFLPATGTLHRFTVPEVVGEFVPTRGLRLDSGVRDGSAVQVHYDSMLAKVIAWAPTRAEAARTLAAALARAELHGVATNRDLLVRVLRSREFGATEVDTGFLDRHPGVFAPLLPPGEVPLVALAAALASAAARRAAAPVLAGLPSGWRNVPAFPQVAHFSGPDGEVEVRYRLDRDGGIAEWSTSPESESPEVTLVEAGPERVVLDVDGVRRAYRVHLVGASIFVDGPDGAASLTELPRFPAPGAELTAGSLLAPLPGAVARVHVEVGRRVAAGDLLLTLEAMKLEHPVLAPTDGVVTELPVAAGGQVDTGAVLAVVTPTEEASS from the coding sequence ATGATCACCAGGCTTCTGGTCGCCAACCGGGGCGAGATCGCCCGCCGGATCATCGCCACCTGTCGGGTGCTCGGCGTCGAGACGGTCGCCGTGCACTCCGACGCGGACGCCGACGCGCCCTTCGTCACCGAGGCCGATCGGGCGGTACGCCTGCCGGGGAACACGCCCGCCGAGACGTACCTGCGGATCGACCTGATCCTGGCGGCGGCCCGGCGGTCCGGCGCGGACGCCGTGCACCCGGGCTACGGTTTCCTCGCCGAGAACGCCGACGTCGCGGCGGCGGTGACCGACGCCGGGTTGACCTGGGTCGGCCCGTCGGCGAAGGCGATCGCCGCGATGGGCGACAAGCTGGCCGCCAAGGCGTTGCTCGCCGAGGCGGGCGTGCCGATGCTGCCCTCCTGGACCGACGCCGCCCAGGTCACCGACTTCCCGGTGCTGGTGAAGGCGTCCGCCGGTGGTGGCGGTCGCGGCATGCGGATCGTCCGGGACGCCGACGGTCTCGCCGAGGCGGTGGCGGGCGCGGGCCGCGAGGCGGCGTCGGCGTTCGGCGACGGCACGGTCTTCATCGAGCGGTACGTCGAGCGGGGCCGCCACGTCGAGGTGCAGATCGTCGGGGACCGGCACGGCACCGTGCTGGCGCTCGGGGAACGGGACTGTTCGATCCAGCGCCGGCACCAGAAGATCGTCGAGGAGGCTCCGGCGGTGCTCGCCCCGGAGCTGCGGGACCGGCTGCACGCGGCGGCGGTGGCCGCCGGCCGGGCCGTCGACTACGTCGGCGCGGGCACGGTGGAGTTCCTGCTCGCCCCGGAGGGCGACTTCCACTTCCTGGAGATGAACACCCGTCTCCAGGTGGAACATCCGGTCACCGAGGCGGTCACCGGGCTGGACCTGGTCCGGCTGCAACTGCTGGTCGCCGAGGGCGAGCCGCTGCCGCTGACGGTGACGCCGCCGGCCGAGGGCCACGCGATCGAGGTACGGCTCTGCGCCGAGGATCCGGCCCAGGGTTTCCTGCCGGCCACCGGCACCCTGCACCGGTTCACGGTCCCCGAGGTGGTCGGCGAGTTCGTTCCGACGCGTGGGCTGCGGCTCGACTCGGGCGTGCGGGACGGCTCGGCGGTGCAGGTGCACTACGACTCGATGCTGGCCAAGGTGATCGCCTGGGCGCCCACCCGCGCCGAGGCGGCCCGTACGCTGGCCGCCGCGCTGGCGCGGGCCGAGTTGCACGGCGTGGCCACCAACCGGGACCTGCTGGTCCGGGTGCTGCGGAGTCGGGAGTTCGGCGCGACGGAGGTCGACACCGGCTTCCTGGACCGGCATCCCGGGGTCTTCGCCCCGCTGCTGCCGCCCGGCGAGGTGCCCCTGGTCGCGCTCGCCGCCGCGCTCGCCTCCGCGGCGGCCCGCCGTGCCGCCGCGCCGGTGCTGGCCGGGCTGCCCTCGGGGTGGCGCAACGTGCCCGCCTTCCCGCAAGTCGCCCACTTCTCCGGCCCGGACGGGGAGGTCGAGGTCCGGTACCGGCTGGACCGCGACGGCGGCATCGCCGAGTGGTCGACGTCGCCGGAGAGCGAGTCGCCGGAGGTCACGCTGGTCGAGGCGGGCCCGGAACGGGTGGTGCTCGACGTCGACGGGGTGCGCCGGGCGTACCGGGTGCACCTGGTCGGTGCGTCGATCTTCGTGGACGGCCCGGACGGCGCGGCGAGCCTGACCGAGCTGCCGCGCTTCCCGGCGCCCGGTGCGGAGCTGACCGCCGGGTCGCTGCTCGCCCCGCTGCCCGGGGCGGTGGCCCGGGTCCACGTGGAGGTCGGCCGGCGGGTGGCCGCCGGTGACCTGCTGCTGACCCTGGAAGCGATGAAGTTGGAACACCCCGTGCTCGCCCCGACCGACGGCGTGGTCACCGAGCTGCCGGTCGCGGCCGGCGGCCAAGTCGACACGGGTGCGGTGCTGGCCGTGGTCACCCCCACCGAGGAGGCATCGTCATGA
- a CDS encoding acyl-CoA dehydrogenase family protein, with protein MNFDLSPEQEQLRDAVRSLGRRYGHRYFVDKAKAGEHTTELWHEAGRLGYLGVNIPTEYGGGGGGITDLAIVCEELAAAGCPLLLLVVSPAIAATIIARHGTEDQRKRHLPGLADGSQKIVFAITEPEAGSNFHRLGTVARRDGDDWVLSGRKCYISGVDEAGHVLVVARAGDDTTTDGAGQRLKPALFIVPTDAPGLTRSKLDMEILSPENQFLLYLDEVRLPADALVGESLDAGLPALFSGLNPERITVAAMGAGTGRYAIERASEYTATRTVWGGRTIGTHQGVSHPLAHAAVQVELARLMIQKAATLYDAGRDLEAGISANMAKYASGEAAALAVDTAVQALGGAGMTTEYGVATLLGAVRAGRIAPVSREMILNFVAQHVLGQDKSY; from the coding sequence ATGAACTTCGACCTCAGCCCGGAACAGGAGCAGCTCCGCGACGCGGTCCGGTCGCTGGGCCGGCGGTACGGCCACCGCTACTTCGTGGATAAGGCCAAGGCCGGCGAGCACACCACCGAGCTGTGGCACGAGGCCGGCCGGCTCGGCTACCTCGGCGTCAACATCCCCACCGAGTACGGCGGCGGGGGCGGCGGCATCACCGATCTGGCCATCGTCTGCGAGGAACTGGCCGCCGCCGGCTGCCCGTTGCTGCTGCTGGTGGTCTCCCCCGCCATCGCGGCCACCATCATCGCCCGGCACGGCACCGAGGACCAGCGCAAACGCCATCTGCCCGGTCTGGCCGACGGCTCCCAGAAGATCGTCTTCGCGATCACCGAGCCGGAGGCCGGGTCCAACTTCCACCGCCTCGGCACCGTCGCCCGTCGCGACGGCGACGACTGGGTCCTCTCCGGTCGCAAGTGCTACATCTCCGGCGTCGACGAGGCCGGGCACGTCCTCGTGGTGGCCCGCGCCGGGGACGACACCACCACCGACGGTGCCGGGCAGCGGCTGAAGCCGGCCCTGTTCATCGTGCCGACCGACGCGCCCGGGTTGACCCGGTCCAAGCTGGACATGGAGATCCTCTCCCCGGAGAACCAGTTCCTGCTCTACCTGGACGAGGTCCGGCTGCCCGCCGACGCGCTGGTCGGCGAGTCGCTCGACGCCGGACTGCCGGCGTTGTTCTCCGGGCTCAACCCGGAACGCATCACCGTCGCCGCGATGGGCGCCGGCACCGGCCGGTACGCCATCGAGCGCGCCTCGGAGTACACCGCGACCCGCACGGTCTGGGGCGGTCGGACCATCGGCACGCACCAGGGCGTGTCGCATCCCCTGGCCCATGCGGCGGTGCAGGTGGAGCTGGCCCGGTTGATGATCCAGAAGGCGGCGACGCTCTACGACGCGGGACGTGACCTGGAGGCCGGCATCTCCGCCAACATGGCCAAGTACGCCTCCGGTGAGGCCGCCGCGCTCGCGGTCGACACCGCCGTGCAGGCGCTCGGCGGTGCCGGCATGACCACCGAGTACGGCGTGGCCACGCTGCTCGGGGCGGTACGGGCCGGTCGTATCGCCCCGGTCAGCCGCGAGATGATCCTCAACTTCGTCGCCCAGCACGTGCTCGGCCAGGACAAGTCGTACTGA
- a CDS encoding transporter substrate-binding domain-containing protein, translating to MVSRFSTTRFRSVATTLAVALTLFLGAAAGCDSQKEPELPSVQEKLRESHVWEQNVLRIGVAVNEPLMGDVRDGGHVGFDVEIARYVAASLGFEGDQRIEFVSVSTEDRIPALQGGIVDLVVSSFSITEERKKEVSFAGPYLVTTQEVMVPSRHRDTIRTIEDLRNPKFQICTSGGSTTEAELEQHQVRAVVVKDVGDCVEGILDGRYDAVSSDETILAGFVARYPTEFEIVDMPFGTSELLGIGVPIGDPALRDLVAYFLDKSYRQGRNGEISPWQVAYNRTLGPWLRTEKRQPQPLDVPRLVDFDDKVPGR from the coding sequence ATGGTCAGTCGGTTCTCCACCACCCGGTTCCGCTCGGTGGCCACCACCCTCGCGGTCGCCCTGACGCTGTTCCTGGGCGCAGCGGCCGGTTGTGACAGTCAGAAGGAGCCGGAACTGCCCTCGGTGCAGGAGAAGCTCCGCGAGTCGCACGTCTGGGAACAGAACGTGCTGCGGATCGGTGTGGCGGTCAACGAGCCGCTGATGGGCGACGTACGCGACGGCGGACACGTCGGCTTCGACGTCGAGATCGCCCGCTACGTCGCCGCCTCGCTCGGCTTCGAGGGCGACCAGCGGATCGAGTTCGTGTCGGTCTCCACCGAGGACCGGATCCCCGCCCTCCAGGGCGGCATAGTCGACCTGGTGGTGTCCAGCTTCTCCATCACCGAGGAGCGCAAGAAGGAGGTCAGCTTCGCCGGGCCGTACCTGGTGACCACACAGGAGGTGATGGTCCCGAGCCGGCACCGGGACACCATCCGGACCATCGAGGACCTGCGGAACCCGAAGTTCCAGATCTGCACCAGCGGTGGCTCCACCACCGAGGCGGAGCTGGAACAGCACCAGGTACGCGCGGTGGTGGTGAAGGACGTCGGCGACTGCGTCGAGGGCATCCTGGACGGCCGGTACGACGCCGTCAGCTCGGACGAGACGATCCTCGCCGGCTTCGTGGCCCGGTATCCGACGGAGTTCGAGATCGTCGACATGCCCTTCGGCACCAGCGAACTGCTCGGCATCGGCGTGCCCATCGGCGACCCCGCGCTGCGCGACCTGGTGGCGTACTTCCTCGACAAGAGCTACCGCCAGGGTCGCAACGGGGAGATCAGCCCGTGGCAGGTCGCGTACAACCGGACGCTCGGTCCGTGGCTGCGGACGGAGAAGCGGCAACCGCAGCCCCTCGACGTGCCCCGACTGGTCGACTTCGACGACAAGGTGCCGGGCCGATGA
- a CDS encoding alpha/beta hydrolase, whose protein sequence is MPRPIRNLAAAGLIGALLAGAAVVPASAAPTTIGGGTATVSHRTSPLERLRVDRVPTPKLDWYECYDYAECATVDLPLDYDQPRGATTEIAVLRVKARDQKRKIGSLFVNPGGPGGSSTSFALAAPYVFGDDVLDRFDIVGVDPRGVGSGEQLRCFRSVKDQTRAYEGANVAFPYTKAEEKAYVAAAIRIGKGCSTTGKPLSGAMSTAEVARDMDVLRRAVGDKLLSYVGFSYGSVLGQYYANMFPDRVRALAIDGVLDPTAWLGAGAAGNLGQEDRMRSAQGAYLALREILKRCKTAGVDACPLASGDPAALFELVAKRLKATPLVLEDPDLGEYTFTYADFVAIIAGSLYGPFGYLDVAYLTQELLVLTDPSAATASRTQARTSLLQRAEKAREQARAYDFPYENGLETFLGVDCTDANHPKDPASWAARAAKADKRDPYFGRYWTWVTAPCARDTWTVRDEDRFTGPFDRRTVNPVLVVGNHWDPATNYNGAVASAKLLPNSRLLSSDNWGHTAYGTSACATGAIDAYLLRLTLPKKGTVCHGDIQPFEELPESAAGARVDTSKEDLAAKGAPRRGAPKQLPPVVVPMPGIGALTAR, encoded by the coding sequence ATGCCACGACCAATCCGGAACCTCGCCGCCGCCGGGCTGATCGGCGCGCTCCTCGCCGGAGCGGCGGTCGTGCCCGCCAGCGCCGCACCCACCACGATCGGCGGGGGCACCGCCACGGTCTCGCACCGCACCAGCCCGCTGGAGCGGCTGCGCGTCGACCGTGTGCCCACGCCCAAGCTGGACTGGTACGAGTGCTACGACTACGCCGAGTGCGCCACCGTCGACCTGCCGCTGGACTACGACCAGCCGAGGGGTGCGACGACCGAGATCGCGGTGCTGCGGGTCAAGGCGCGGGACCAGAAGCGCAAGATCGGCAGCCTCTTCGTGAACCCGGGTGGCCCCGGTGGTTCGAGCACCAGCTTCGCCCTCGCCGCGCCGTACGTCTTCGGTGACGACGTGCTCGACCGGTTCGACATCGTCGGCGTGGACCCGCGCGGGGTGGGCTCCGGCGAGCAGCTCCGGTGTTTCCGGTCGGTGAAGGACCAGACCCGGGCGTACGAGGGGGCGAACGTCGCCTTCCCGTACACGAAGGCCGAGGAGAAGGCGTACGTCGCCGCCGCGATCCGGATCGGCAAGGGCTGTTCGACCACCGGTAAGCCGCTCAGTGGCGCGATGTCGACCGCCGAGGTCGCCCGCGACATGGACGTGCTGCGGCGGGCGGTCGGCGACAAGTTGCTGTCCTACGTGGGCTTCAGCTACGGCAGCGTGCTCGGGCAGTACTACGCGAACATGTTCCCGGACCGGGTGCGCGCCCTGGCGATCGACGGCGTACTGGACCCGACCGCGTGGTTAGGCGCGGGCGCCGCCGGCAACCTGGGCCAGGAGGACCGGATGCGCAGCGCGCAGGGCGCGTACCTGGCGCTCCGCGAGATCCTCAAGCGCTGCAAGACCGCCGGGGTGGACGCCTGCCCGCTGGCCTCGGGTGACCCGGCCGCGCTGTTCGAGCTGGTGGCGAAGCGACTCAAGGCCACGCCGCTGGTGCTGGAGGACCCGGACCTGGGCGAGTACACCTTCACCTACGCCGACTTCGTCGCCATCATCGCGGGCTCCCTCTACGGCCCGTTCGGCTACCTGGACGTCGCCTACCTCACCCAGGAGCTGTTGGTCCTGACCGACCCGTCGGCGGCGACCGCGTCACGGACGCAGGCACGTACCTCGCTGCTCCAGCGGGCCGAGAAGGCACGGGAGCAGGCACGCGCCTACGACTTCCCGTACGAGAACGGGCTGGAGACCTTCCTCGGGGTGGACTGCACCGACGCCAACCACCCGAAGGACCCGGCCTCCTGGGCGGCTCGGGCCGCCAAGGCCGACAAGCGCGACCCGTACTTCGGTCGGTACTGGACCTGGGTCACCGCACCCTGTGCCCGGGACACCTGGACGGTGCGGGACGAGGACCGCTTCACCGGCCCGTTCGACCGGCGGACCGTCAACCCGGTCCTGGTCGTCGGCAACCACTGGGACCCGGCGACCAACTACAACGGCGCTGTCGCCTCCGCGAAGCTGCTGCCGAACAGCCGCCTGCTCTCCAGCGACAACTGGGGTCACACCGCGTACGGCACCTCGGCCTGCGCGACCGGCGCCATCGACGCCTACCTGCTGCGGTTGACGCTGCCGAAGAAGGGCACCGTCTGCCACGGCGACATCCAGCCGTTCGAGGAACTGCCGGAGTCGGCGGCAGGCGCCCGGGTCGACACCTCCAAGGAGGACCTTGCGGCCAAGGGTGCACCGCGCCGCGGTGCGCCCAAGCAGCTCCCGCCGGTGGTCGTGCCGATGCCGGGGATCGGCGCGCTGACGGCGCGCTGA
- a CDS encoding serine/threonine-protein kinase — protein sequence MTDTPPGALPTPIVPGLTDLRVFARGGYATVYRATQISVDREVAVKVENRTLASDRDQARFLREARAAGRMSSHPHVVDLFDVGVTIDQHPYLIMELCDGSYAERMRTSPLGAAEARDLGIKIADALAHSHAAGVLHRDVKPANILYSHFNSAVLADFGLAVVAEMRDATVALEVLTPAYAPPEMFSHSPPSPAVDVYALCATLYAVMHGRPPRWQTERNPSLVTVLEMFHQPVPGIPGIPEELLDVLRAGMANDPADRPSVVQLHDMLVGLQLEGFGPPSPPIGLLGGGYHGGVRAAGATPDAGDTGASTERGRGRRWFLGATGVVALAASAGVGAWAAGGLQSGQPTAPTRQITTGVHRPGCAALPEALPEGARCAEELECFGPVQVRAQRAEASQVPCDTRHTWESYAAGELPPTLRDADHDEIVADPAVRKICNTETFRLVSGIDKPTGWNLEVLPPADAQNDATYRCLAGRGLDGLASPTLTGS from the coding sequence GTGACCGACACCCCGCCCGGCGCCCTGCCGACGCCCATCGTGCCTGGTCTGACTGATTTGCGGGTCTTTGCCCGAGGGGGCTATGCGACCGTCTACCGGGCCACCCAGATCTCGGTGGACCGCGAGGTCGCGGTCAAGGTCGAGAACCGCACTCTCGCCAGCGACCGGGACCAGGCCCGCTTCCTGCGCGAGGCGCGTGCGGCCGGTCGGATGTCGTCGCACCCGCACGTGGTCGACCTCTTCGACGTCGGGGTCACCATCGACCAGCACCCCTACCTGATCATGGAGCTCTGCGACGGGTCGTACGCCGAACGGATGCGTACCTCGCCGCTGGGCGCCGCCGAGGCGCGGGACCTGGGCATCAAGATCGCGGACGCGCTCGCCCACTCGCACGCGGCCGGGGTGCTGCACCGCGACGTCAAGCCGGCCAACATCCTCTACTCGCACTTCAACTCGGCGGTGCTGGCCGACTTCGGGCTGGCCGTGGTCGCCGAGATGCGTGACGCCACGGTCGCCCTGGAGGTGCTCACCCCGGCGTACGCCCCGCCGGAGATGTTCAGCCACAGTCCGCCCTCACCGGCGGTGGACGTCTACGCGCTCTGCGCCACGCTCTACGCGGTGATGCACGGTCGGCCGCCACGCTGGCAGACCGAACGCAACCCGAGCCTGGTCACCGTGCTGGAGATGTTCCACCAGCCGGTCCCCGGCATCCCCGGGATCCCGGAGGAGCTGCTCGACGTGCTCCGCGCCGGGATGGCCAACGACCCGGCGGACCGCCCCTCCGTCGTCCAGTTGCACGACATGCTCGTCGGCCTGCAACTGGAGGGTTTCGGCCCGCCGAGTCCGCCTATCGGCCTGCTCGGCGGCGGATACCACGGCGGTGTCCGGGCGGCGGGTGCGACACCTGACGCCGGGGACACCGGCGCCTCCACCGAGCGCGGCCGGGGACGGCGCTGGTTCCTGGGTGCCACCGGCGTGGTGGCGCTGGCCGCCTCGGCGGGCGTCGGTGCCTGGGCCGCCGGTGGGCTTCAGTCCGGCCAGCCCACCGCCCCGACCCGGCAGATCACGACCGGCGTGCACCGTCCCGGCTGCGCCGCCCTGCCCGAGGCGCTGCCGGAGGGCGCCCGCTGCGCGGAGGAACTGGAGTGCTTCGGCCCGGTGCAGGTGCGCGCCCAGCGGGCCGAGGCCAGCCAGGTGCCGTGCGACACCCGGCACACCTGGGAGAGCTACGCCGCGGGGGAGTTGCCCCCCACGCTGCGCGACGCCGACCACGACGAGATCGTGGCGGATCCGGCCGTCCGCAAGATCTGCAACACGGAGACGTTCCGCCTGGTCAGCGGCATCGACAAGCCCACCGGGTGGAACCTGGAGGTGCTGCCGCCGGCCGACGCGCAGAACGACGCGACCTACCGCTGCCTGGCCGGGCGCGGGCTGGACGGGCTGGCGTCCCCCACCCTCACCGGGAGCTGA
- a CDS encoding adenylate/guanylate cyclase domain-containing protein, whose translation MTCPVCGTVAVPGARFCHNCGAALPAAATLPAAERRVVTVLFGDLSDFTSWSEDLDPERVGAVTDRVLAALAGAVKTFGGHVDKLTGDGIMAVFGAPVAHEDDAERAVRAALSMQRAVRRVLDDERGGGAPLGLRVGLNTGDVIAGIQAAIEYTVIGDTVNTAARLADAAAVGAVYGGARTAAATRHVASWRALRPLRLKGKREPVEAYELLGLLDAPGTRSGLGDEAPFVGRETEIGRVAGRLAEVIDRGEPRVLLMTAEAGIGKSRFAAEVERLAAGYDVGAGRYAAHTGARVLSVRCAAFGERRRLAPLADLVRAAAGLPNDTATAVTRAAVEERLRRLGQRLSRSRTAPAPVAVDQLLALLGYAELPAAAHTDQSEWTAAQPPPDAEAVPNAVAALLSALAEEAPLMVVVDDLHDATAETIGALEITLSRLDGPVLVLLLGRPELVRTAGTLARVADAEVQPLPPLRGADASRLLTSYLGGGRLPQADADRLLATAQGNPFYLAELITLLMERGALTAGARNDWRLAPGSLGSRLLSRDLAAVLAARIDALPAEARSVLRDAAVVGDTVPDGALQALRDQRAGRDGRPAAVVALELDRAVEELLQRRMLHRTRTGYAFATPLMREAAYAGVSKAELAERHAALARWASPAASVTSGLGGPDLVATGTTVGPGGFTEAARDDFVAQHVERATALADAVTLRPDAPARAVAPLGVAALGRATRRALHEGEPALAVEYAERAAELARVDGVPAQDRVVHARALLQVGRVADALASAEKIAANAGDQATTRISALLLAGQAQQAMGDLRRAETCWREALQVATDADLPSLRASAMRRLGMADFLAGRLGEASSRLAAAYQVSLAVQDRRGQAWSLQNLAWVTTTRGDFAGTDAVLGRAARLFAELKDPYGRAWLRGTTAFARLLAGRLSEARRLARIFLPFGERVGEAWAVGTLRAVDAYANAELGELLDADREARRAYREFAAASDEWGQGFALVVRGVVARGLGEPEHAADLLTDALEYAGRTAHPLLTGMAGTLRGFVALDMGDVAGAERYARAVLTSVEPHNPQAPAQVGPRVLLATARLAAGDSGTAVGLLAPVATAAATSPSLLFSRRQSMARYASALLAHGQYEQALDWARRAAGTPAEDVRSQVVAARVRAEALAACGRPAEALTSAEEAVRLSFATEQRSERADAEALYTRLRDGR comes from the coding sequence GTGACCTGCCCGGTGTGCGGAACCGTCGCCGTGCCCGGCGCCCGGTTCTGCCACAACTGCGGCGCCGCGCTGCCGGCCGCCGCCACCCTGCCCGCCGCCGAGCGGCGGGTGGTCACCGTGCTCTTCGGCGACCTGTCCGACTTCACCTCCTGGTCCGAGGACCTCGACCCGGAACGCGTCGGCGCGGTCACCGACCGCGTGCTGGCCGCCCTGGCCGGCGCGGTGAAGACCTTCGGCGGGCACGTCGACAAACTCACCGGTGACGGGATCATGGCGGTCTTCGGCGCTCCGGTCGCGCACGAGGACGACGCCGAACGCGCCGTCCGGGCCGCCCTGTCCATGCAGCGGGCGGTCCGCCGGGTGCTCGACGACGAGCGCGGCGGCGGTGCGCCGCTGGGGCTGCGAGTCGGGCTGAACACCGGTGACGTGATCGCCGGCATCCAGGCCGCCATCGAGTACACCGTCATCGGCGACACCGTGAACACCGCCGCACGGCTGGCCGACGCCGCCGCCGTCGGCGCGGTCTACGGCGGGGCGCGGACCGCGGCGGCCACCCGCCACGTCGCCAGCTGGCGGGCGCTGCGGCCGTTGCGGCTCAAGGGCAAGCGCGAGCCGGTCGAGGCGTACGAGCTGCTCGGCCTGCTGGATGCGCCGGGCACCCGTTCCGGCCTCGGCGACGAGGCGCCCTTCGTGGGCCGGGAGACCGAGATCGGCCGGGTCGCCGGCCGGCTGGCCGAGGTGATCGACCGGGGCGAGCCCCGGGTGCTGCTGATGACCGCCGAGGCGGGGATCGGCAAGTCCCGGTTCGCCGCCGAGGTGGAGCGCCTGGCCGCCGGTTACGACGTGGGAGCCGGACGGTACGCGGCACACACCGGTGCCCGGGTCCTCTCCGTACGCTGCGCCGCGTTCGGCGAGCGCCGTCGGCTCGCCCCCCTGGCCGACCTGGTGCGCGCCGCCGCCGGCCTGCCCAACGACACGGCCACGGCGGTCACCCGGGCCGCCGTCGAGGAGCGGCTGCGCCGCCTCGGGCAGCGCCTCAGCCGCTCCCGCACCGCGCCCGCCCCGGTCGCCGTCGACCAGTTGCTGGCCCTGCTCGGGTACGCCGAGCTGCCCGCCGCCGCGCACACCGACCAGAGCGAGTGGACCGCCGCGCAACCGCCACCCGACGCCGAGGCGGTGCCGAACGCGGTGGCCGCCCTGCTGAGCGCGCTCGCCGAGGAGGCGCCGCTGATGGTGGTGGTGGACGACCTGCACGACGCCACCGCGGAGACCATCGGCGCGCTGGAGATCACCCTGTCCCGGCTCGACGGGCCGGTCCTGGTGCTGCTGCTCGGGCGGCCGGAACTGGTGCGTACCGCGGGCACCCTGGCCCGGGTCGCGGACGCCGAGGTGCAGCCGTTGCCGCCGCTGCGCGGTGCCGACGCGTCCCGCCTGCTCACCAGCTACCTCGGCGGCGGGCGGCTGCCGCAGGCCGACGCCGACCGGCTGCTCGCCACCGCCCAGGGCAACCCGTTCTATCTGGCCGAGCTGATCACCCTGCTGATGGAGCGCGGCGCGCTGACCGCCGGGGCGCGCAACGACTGGCGGCTGGCCCCCGGTTCGCTCGGCAGCCGGCTGCTCTCCCGTGACCTGGCGGCCGTGCTCGCGGCCCGGATCGACGCGCTGCCCGCCGAGGCCCGCTCGGTGCTGCGGGACGCGGCGGTGGTCGGCGACACGGTGCCCGACGGTGCGTTGCAGGCGTTGCGCGACCAGCGGGCCGGGCGCGACGGTCGACCCGCCGCCGTGGTCGCGCTCGAACTGGACCGGGCCGTGGAGGAACTGCTGCAACGCCGCATGCTGCACCGCACGCGCACCGGGTACGCCTTCGCCACCCCGCTGATGCGGGAGGCCGCGTACGCCGGGGTCAGCAAGGCGGAGTTGGCCGAACGGCACGCCGCGCTGGCCCGGTGGGCGAGCCCGGCGGCCAGCGTCACCAGCGGCCTGGGCGGCCCCGACCTGGTCGCGACCGGCACCACGGTCGGTCCGGGCGGCTTCACCGAGGCGGCCCGGGACGACTTCGTGGCGCAGCACGTCGAGCGGGCCACCGCGTTGGCCGACGCGGTCACGTTGCGTCCGGACGCGCCGGCCCGGGCGGTCGCCCCGCTGGGGGTCGCCGCGCTCGGCCGGGCCACCCGGCGCGCGCTGCACGAGGGCGAGCCGGCCCTCGCCGTCGAGTACGCCGAACGCGCGGCCGAACTGGCCCGCGTCGACGGCGTACCGGCGCAGGACCGGGTGGTGCACGCGCGGGCGCTGCTCCAGGTCGGGCGGGTGGCCGACGCGCTGGCGTCGGCCGAGAAGATCGCCGCCAACGCCGGGGACCAGGCGACCACCCGGATCAGCGCGCTGCTGCTCGCAGGGCAGGCCCAGCAGGCCATGGGTGACCTGCGGCGGGCCGAGACCTGCTGGCGGGAGGCGTTGCAGGTGGCCACCGACGCGGACCTGCCGAGCCTGCGGGCCTCGGCGATGCGTCGGCTGGGCATGGCCGACTTCCTGGCCGGCCGGCTCGGCGAGGCGAGCAGCCGGTTGGCCGCCGCGTACCAGGTCAGCCTGGCGGTGCAGGACCGTCGGGGGCAGGCGTGGTCGTTGCAGAACCTGGCCTGGGTGACCACCACCCGGGGCGACTTCGCGGGTACGGACGCGGTGCTCGGCCGGGCCGCCCGACTCTTCGCCGAACTCAAGGACCCGTACGGGCGGGCGTGGCTGCGGGGCACCACCGCCTTCGCCCGGCTGCTGGCCGGTCGACTGAGCGAGGCGCGTCGGCTGGCCCGGATCTTCCTGCCCTTCGGGGAGCGGGTCGGCGAGGCGTGGGCGGTGGGCACGCTCCGGGCGGTCGACGCGTACGCCAACGCGGAGCTGGGCGAACTGCTCGACGCGGACCGGGAGGCCCGTCGGGCGTACCGCGAGTTCGCCGCGGCCTCCGACGAGTGGGGGCAGGGTTTCGCGCTTGTCGTCCGAGGTGTGGTGGCCCGTGGCCTGGGCGAGCCGGAACACGCCGCCGACCTGCTCACCGACGCCCTGGAGTACGCCGGTCGGACCGCCCATCCGCTGCTCACCGGCATGGCCGGCACGCTGCGCGGCTTCGTGGCGCTGGACATGGGCGACGTGGCCGGTGCCGAGCGGTACGCGCGAGCGGTGCTGACCAGTGTGGAGCCGCACAATCCGCAGGCGCCCGCGCAGGTGGGGCCTCGGGTGCTGCTGGCGACGGCCCGGTTGGCAGCCGGTGACTCCGGCACCGCGGTCGGCCTGCTGGCCCCGGTGGCCACCGCCGCCGCCACCTCGCCGTCGCTGTTGTTCTCCCGTCGGCAGTCGATGGCGCGTTACGCCTCGGCACTGCTCGCGCACGGGCAGTACGAGCAGGCGCTGGACTGGGCCCGTCGGGCGGCGGGCACGCCGGCCGAGGACGTCCGCAGCCAGGTGGTCGCGGCCCGGGTACGCGCCGAGGCGCTGGCTGCCTGCGGCCGGCCGGCGGAGGCGTTGACCAGTGCCGAGGAGGCGGTCCGTCTGTCGTTCGCCACCGAGCAGCGCAGCGAGCGCGCCGACGCCGAGGCGCTGTACACCCGGTTGCGCGACGGTCGCTGA